In Populus nigra chromosome 1, ddPopNigr1.1, whole genome shotgun sequence, one genomic interval encodes:
- the LOC133700023 gene encoding carotenoid 9,10(9',10')-cleavage dioxygenase 1-like translates to MAEKSEAETNQENGVGAGNAIVEVNPEPQKGLTSKLIDYLEKLIVNLMHDTSQSHHYLSGNFAPVLDETAPVKDLPVKGHLPECMNGEFVRVGPNPKFAPVAGYHWFDGDGMIHGMRIKDGKAAYVRRFVRTSRLKQEEFFGGAKFMKIGDLKGLFGLLMVNIQILRLKSKVLDNSYGIGTGNTNLIYHNGKLLALQEADKPYVVKVMEDGDLQTLGLLDYDKRLKHSFTAHPKVDPFTGEMFTFGYSHEPPYVTYRVISKDGVMHDPVPITISDPIMMHDFAITENYAVFLDLPLYFRPKEMVKDKKFIFTFDATKKARFGVLPRYAKDDLLIKWFELPNCFIFHNANAWEEEDEIVLITCRLQNPDLDMVNGAVKEKLENFTNELYEMRFNMKTAVASQKKLSESAVDFPRVNESYTGRKQRYVYGTLLDSIAKVTGIVKFDLHSEPEPGKGKIEVGGNVKGIFDLGPGRFGSEAVFIPREPGTTSEEDDGYLIFFAHDENTGKSSVNVIDAKTMSANPVAVVELPHRVPYGFHAFFVSEEQLQEQEKL, encoded by the exons ATGGCGGAGAAATCAGAGGCGGAGACGAATCAAGAGAACGGCGTCGGAGCAGGAAACGCAATAGTGGAAGTGAATCCGGAGCCGCAAAAAGGACTGACTTCAAAACTCATCGACTACTTGGAAAAGCTGATCGTGAACTTAATGCACGATACCTCTCAATCTCACCATTATCTCTCTGGTAACTTCGCTCCGGTTCTCGACGAAACTGCTCCCGTTAAGGACCTTCCTGTCAAAGGGCACCTCCCT GAATGCATGAATGGGGAGTTTGTGAGGGTGGGTCCTAACCCGAAGTTTGCACCTGTGGCTGGATACCACTG GTTTGATGGAGACGG AATGATTCATGGCATGCGTATTAAAGATGGAAAGGCAGCATATGTCCGTCGATTTGTAAGGACATCACGACTTAAACAAGAAGAGTTTTTCGGAGGTGCCAAGTTTATGAAG ATTGGAGACCTCAAGGGGCTGTTTGGATTACTTATGGTTAATATACAAATACTTCGACTGAAATCAAAAGTATTGGACAACTCATATGGAATTGGGACCG GCAATACAAATCTCATTTATCACAATGGAAAACTTTTAGCACTTCAAGAGGCTGATAAACCCT ACGTGGTTAAAGTTATGGAAGATGGAGACCTGCAAACTCTTGGCCTGTTGGATTACGACAAAAGACTAAAACATTCTTTCACTGCTCATCCAAAGGTGGATCCATTCACTG GAGAGATGTTTACCTTTGGGTATTCACATGAACCACCATATGTGACATACAGAGTCATTTCAAAGGATGGTGTCATGCATGACCCTGTACCAATAACAATATCAGACCCCATCATGATGCATGACTTTGCAATTACAGAGAACTATGCAGTTTTTTTGGATCTTCCTTTGTACTTCCGACCAAAG GAAATGGTGAAAGATAAGAAGTTTATATTCACATTTGATGCAACAAAAAAAGCTCGTTTTGGTGTCCTTCCACGATATGCTAAGGATGACCTCCTAATCAAATGGTTTGAGCTTCCAAATTGCTTCATATTCCACAATG CCAATGCCTGGGAggaggaggatgaaattgttttAATCACTTGCCGCCTTCAAAATCCAGATTTGGACATGGTTAATGGGGCTGTCAAAGAAAAGCTTGAGAATTTCACAAATGAACT GTATGAGATGAGATTCAATATGAAAACTGCTGTAGCTTCACAAAAGAAACTATCAGAATCTGCTGTTGATTTTCCCAGGGTGAATGAGAGTTACACTGGCAG GAAACAAAGATATGTATACGGAACCCTTCTGGACAGCATTGCAAAGGTCACAGGgattgtcaaatttgatctacATTCAGAGCCTGAGCCAGGAAAAGGAAAGATTGAAGTTGGAGGAAACGTCAAAGGCATCTTTGACCTTGGTCCTGGTAGATTTGGTTCAGAGGCTGTCTTTATCCCTCGTGAGCCAGGCACCACTTCCGAGGAAGATGATGGCTACCTGATATTCTTTGCACATGATGAAAATACTGG AAAATCATCAGTGAATGTAATTGATGCAAAAACAATGTCAGCCAATCCTGTTGCAGTTGTTGAGTTACCACACAGAGTTCCATATGGGTTCCATGCCTTCTTTGTTTCAGAG GAACAACTTCAAGAACAGGAAAAACTGTAA
- the LOC133700033 gene encoding carotenoid 9,10(9',10')-cleavage dioxygenase 1-like, translating to MAEKKQEDGVGAGCPIVEVNPKPQKGLTSKLVDYLEKLIMKLMHDTSQSHPYLSGNFAPVLEETAPVKDLPVEGHLPECMNGEFVRVGPNPKFAPVAGYHWFDGDGMIHGMRIKDGKAAYVSRFVRTSRLKQEEFFGGAKFMKIGDLKGLFGLLMDNIQLLRLKTKVLDNSYGIGTGNTNLIYHNRKLLALQEADKPYVVKVMEDGDLQTLGLLDYDKRLKHPFTAHPKVDPFTGEMFTFGYSVEPPYVTYRVISKDGVMHDPVPITISDPIMMHDFAITENYAVFLDLPLYFRPKEMVKDKKFVFTFDATKKARFGVLPRYAKDDLLIKWFELPNCFIFHNANAWEEEDEIVLITCRLQDPGFNVANWAVKEKQENFVDELYEMRFNMKTGVASQKKLSESAVDFPRVNESYTGRKQRYVYGTLVDSIAKATGIVKFDLHSEPEPGKGKIEVGGNVKGIFDLGPGRFGSEAVFIPREPGTTSEEDDGYLIFFAHDENTGKSSVNVIDAKTMSANPVAVVELPHRVPYGLHAFFVSEEQLQEQEKL from the exons ATGGCGGAGAAAAAGCAAGAGGACGGCGTCGGAGCTGGATGCCCAATAGTGGAGGTGAATCCAAAGCCGCAAAAAGGACTGACTTCAAAACTCGTCGACTACTTGGAAAAGCTGATTATGAAATTGATGCATGATACCTCTCAATCACATCCTTATCTCTCCGGTAACTTCGCTCCGGTTCTTGAAGAAACTGCTCCCGTTAAGGACCTTCCTGTCGAAGGTCACCTCCCT gaATGCATGAATGGGGAGTTTGTGAGGGTGGGTCCTAACCCGAAGTTTGCACCAGTGGCTGGATACCATTG GTTTGATGGAGACGG AATGATTCATGGTATGCGCATTAAGGATGGAAAAGCAGCATATGTCAGTCGATTTGTCAGGACATCACGACTTAAACAAGAAGAGTTTTTTGGAGGTGCCAAGTTTATGAAG ATTGGAGACCTCAAGGGGCTGTTTGGATTACTTATGGATAACATACAATTACTTCGACTGAAAACAAAAGTATTGGACAACTCATATGGAATTGGGACCG GCAATACAAATCTCATTTATCACAATAGAAAACTTTTAGCACTTCAAGAGGCTGATAAACCCT ACGTGGTTAAAGTTATGGAAGATGGAGACCTGCAAACTCTTGGCCTGTTGGATTACGACAAAAGACTAAAACATCCTTTCACTGCTCATCCAAAGGTGGATCCATTCACTG GAGAGATGTTTACCTTTGGGTATTCAGTTGAACCGCCATATGTGACATACAGAGTCATTTCAAAGGATGGTGTCATGCATGACCCTGTACCAATAACAATATCAGACCCCATCATGATGCATGACTTTGCAATTACAGAGAACTATGCAGTTTTTTTGGATCTTCCTTTGTACTTCCGACCAAAG GAAATGGTGAAAGATAAGAAGTTCGTATTCACATTTGATGCAACAAAAAAAGCTCGTTTTGGTGTCCTTCCACGATATGCAAAGGATGACCTCCTAATCAAATGGTTTGAGCTTCCAAATTGCTTCATATTCCACAACG CCAATGCCTGGGAGGAGGAGGATGAGATTGTTTTAATCACTTGCCGCCTTCAAGATCCAGGTTTCAATGTGGCCAATTGGGCTGTCAAAGAAAAGCAAGAGAATTTTGTAGATGAACT GTATGAGATGAGATTCAATATGAAAACTGGTGTAGCTTCACAAAAGAAACTATCAGAATCTGCTGTTGATTTTCCCAGGGTGAATGAGAGTTACACTGGCAG GAAACAAAGATATGTATACGGAACCCTTGTGGACAGCATTGCAAAGGCCACAGGgattgtcaaatttgatctacATTCAGAGCCTGAGCCAGGAAAAGGAAAGATTGAAGTTGGAGGAAACGTCAAAGGCATCTTCGACCTTGGTCCTGGTAGATTTGGTTCAGAGGCTGTCTTCATCCCTCGTGAGCCAGGCACCACTTCCGAGGAAGATGATGGATACCTGATATTCTTTGCACATGATGAAAATACTGG AAAATCATCAGTGAATGTAATTGATGCAAAAACAATGTCAGCCAATCCTGTTGCAGTTGTTGAGTTACCACACAGAGTTCCATATGGGCTCCATGCCTTCTTTGTTTCAGAG GAACAACTTCAAGAACAGGAAAAACTGTAA